The Halarchaeum grantii genome contains a region encoding:
- a CDS encoding winged helix-turn-helix transcriptional regulator, which produces MSVDTEADAQVGEACAVVDSLQLVGSQWRLLVLHDLQEGEKRFNELKRSTDANARTLSRVVDDLGEAGLVSRRVEEDAPVATYYTLTEKGEALCPVFDEIESWADEWL; this is translated from the coding sequence ATGTCAGTAGACACAGAGGCGGACGCGCAGGTCGGCGAGGCGTGCGCGGTCGTCGACTCCCTCCAACTCGTCGGCTCGCAGTGGCGCCTCCTCGTCCTCCACGACCTCCAGGAGGGCGAGAAGCGGTTCAACGAGCTGAAGCGCTCGACGGACGCGAACGCCCGCACGCTCTCGCGCGTCGTCGACGACCTCGGCGAGGCCGGCCTCGTCTCCCGGCGCGTCGAGGAGGACGCCCCGGTCGCCACCTACTACACGCTCACCGAGAAGGGCGAAGCCCTCTGCCCGGTCTTCGACGAGATCGAGTCGTGGGCGGACGAGTGGCTGTAG
- a CDS encoding endonuclease III domain-containing protein: protein MSDDEPAENIFGGAAGGGTERAFASGDHPETPLVERVVDRLGERYWQKTYGGRDAFECLVRTVLSQNTSDKASQPAHDSLMARYGEGDGDLADALADAHQPDLAETISAAGLYNQKSETLIRLAERVRTEYGGADAFDEFVRDADYEEVRAALLDMKGVGPKTADCVLLFAGGRDGVFPVDTHVHRIARRMGFAPPDADHEGVREAIEADLPAEKCGFGHTAMIQFGRDFCTARAPACLDDPEACPMADCCEQVGVYPATGDVVDPSEAAD, encoded by the coding sequence ATGAGCGACGACGAACCCGCCGAGAACATCTTCGGCGGCGCGGCCGGCGGCGGCACCGAGCGCGCCTTCGCGTCCGGCGACCACCCGGAGACCCCGCTCGTCGAGCGCGTCGTCGACCGCCTCGGCGAGCGCTACTGGCAGAAGACCTACGGCGGCCGGGACGCCTTCGAGTGCCTCGTCCGCACGGTCCTCTCACAGAACACCTCCGACAAGGCCAGTCAGCCCGCCCACGACTCGCTGATGGCGCGCTACGGCGAGGGGGACGGCGACCTCGCGGACGCGCTCGCGGACGCCCACCAGCCCGACCTCGCCGAGACCATCTCGGCCGCCGGCCTCTACAACCAGAAGTCGGAGACGCTAATCAGGCTCGCCGAGCGCGTCCGCACGGAGTACGGCGGCGCCGACGCGTTCGACGAGTTCGTCCGGGACGCCGACTACGAGGAGGTTCGCGCCGCCCTCCTCGACATGAAGGGCGTCGGGCCGAAGACCGCCGACTGCGTCCTCCTCTTCGCCGGCGGGCGCGACGGCGTCTTCCCCGTCGACACGCACGTCCACCGAATCGCGCGCCGCATGGGGTTCGCGCCGCCGGACGCCGACCACGAGGGCGTCCGCGAAGCCATCGAAGCCGACCTCCCGGCCGAGAAATGCGGCTTCGGACACACGGCGATGATCCAGTTCGGCCGCGACTTCTGCACGGCGCGCGCGCCTGCGTGCCTCGACGACCCCGAGGCCTGCCCGATGGCCGACTGCTGCGAGCAGGTCGGCGTCTACCCCGCCACCGGCGACGTCGTCGACCCGAGCGAGGCCGCGGACTGA
- a CDS encoding methylglyoxal synthase: MRIALIAHDEKKPDLIDFAQSHEERLRQFDLIGTGTTGKRIMQETDLEVERKASGPLGGDMMIGAEVAEGDCEAIIFIRDVLTAQPHEPDISALLRICDVHDIPLATNIASAEHVIDGLAAEIGADE, encoded by the coding sequence ATGCGTATCGCACTCATCGCACACGACGAGAAGAAGCCGGACCTCATCGACTTCGCGCAGAGCCACGAGGAGCGCCTGCGGCAGTTCGACCTCATCGGCACCGGCACGACGGGCAAGCGCATCATGCAGGAGACGGACCTCGAAGTGGAGCGCAAGGCCTCCGGGCCGCTCGGCGGCGACATGATGATCGGCGCGGAGGTCGCGGAGGGCGACTGCGAGGCCATCATCTTCATCCGCGACGTCCTCACTGCCCAGCCCCACGAACCCGACATCTCCGCGCTGTTGCGCATCTGCGACGTCCACGACATCCCGCTCGCGACGAACATCGCGTCCGCCGAGCACGTCATCGACGGCCTCGCCGCCGAGATCGGCGCGGACGAGTAA
- a CDS encoding S9 family peptidase, translating into MAYDIERYLNVRSAGGPSFGPDGQLAFSMDTTGVRQVWRLDGPREWPAQLSFHEESIGFASYSPTRDELAFGMDRGGNEKTQLFRLAGDGSEEVALTDDPESIHQWGGWSHDGERIAYTANRREEGSFDGYVQRRDEPGGAAELVFDGREKDWLTVAGWSPADDRLVFHEMHSNRDHDLYVCHLDSGDVTHLSADHDGEVRYGSVAWAPDGETLYVTSDHGRDTLALFELDPVTGALSVVEEGGEWNVSSVAVDADSGTMAVVRNVEGYSDLTLYDLDADGGRRELADPDLPEGVLMGLSVGPDGERVAAAVSAPTENTNVHVFDVESGASERWTDASTAGIPAETFREPDLVHYESVDGERIPAFLTLPEDEGPHPVIVDIHGGPESQRRPYFLALRQYFVANGYAVFEPNVRGSSGYGKRYMNLDDVEKRMDSVADVDRGVEWLTARDDVDPERIVAYGGSYGGFMVLAALTEYPERWAAGVDVVGIANFVTFLENTGEWRREHREAEYGSLEDDREFLEEISPINNIDSIRAPLLVLHGANDPRVPVGEAEQIAEEAAEHVPVEKLVFEDEGHGFSKLENRITAYRTVVEFLDEHV; encoded by the coding sequence ATGGCCTACGACATCGAGCGGTACCTGAACGTCCGGAGCGCCGGCGGCCCCTCCTTCGGTCCCGACGGCCAGCTCGCGTTCTCGATGGACACGACGGGCGTCCGACAGGTCTGGCGCCTCGACGGTCCGCGCGAGTGGCCGGCACAGCTCTCCTTTCACGAGGAGTCCATCGGCTTCGCCTCCTACTCGCCGACGCGCGACGAGCTCGCCTTCGGGATGGACCGGGGCGGGAACGAGAAGACCCAGCTCTTCCGGCTCGCCGGAGACGGGAGCGAGGAGGTCGCGCTCACCGACGACCCCGAGAGCATTCACCAGTGGGGCGGCTGGAGCCACGACGGCGAGCGGATCGCCTACACCGCGAACCGCCGCGAGGAGGGGAGCTTCGACGGCTACGTCCAGCGCCGGGACGAGCCCGGTGGGGCCGCCGAGTTGGTCTTCGACGGTCGGGAGAAGGACTGGCTCACCGTCGCGGGGTGGAGTCCCGCCGACGACCGGCTGGTCTTCCACGAGATGCACTCGAATCGCGACCACGACCTCTACGTCTGCCACCTCGACTCCGGCGACGTCACGCACCTCAGCGCCGACCACGACGGCGAGGTCCGCTACGGCTCCGTCGCGTGGGCGCCCGACGGCGAGACGCTCTACGTGACGAGCGACCACGGACGCGACACGCTCGCGCTCTTCGAACTCGACCCCGTGACGGGCGCGCTCTCCGTCGTTGAGGAGGGCGGCGAGTGGAACGTCTCCTCGGTCGCGGTAGACGCCGACTCGGGGACGATGGCCGTGGTTCGGAACGTCGAGGGGTACAGCGACCTCACGCTCTACGACCTCGACGCCGACGGCGGGCGACGCGAACTCGCCGACCCCGACCTCCCGGAGGGCGTCCTCATGGGCCTCTCCGTCGGTCCCGACGGCGAGCGCGTCGCCGCCGCCGTCTCCGCGCCGACCGAGAACACGAACGTCCACGTCTTCGACGTGGAGAGCGGGGCGAGCGAGCGCTGGACGGACGCCTCCACCGCGGGTATCCCGGCGGAGACCTTCCGCGAACCCGACCTCGTCCACTACGAGAGCGTCGACGGGGAACGGATTCCGGCGTTCCTCACGCTCCCCGAGGACGAGGGACCACACCCCGTCATCGTCGACATCCACGGCGGCCCGGAGTCACAGCGCCGCCCCTACTTCCTCGCCCTCCGCCAGTACTTCGTCGCGAACGGCTACGCGGTCTTCGAGCCGAACGTCCGGGGGTCCTCGGGCTACGGGAAGCGCTACATGAACCTCGACGACGTGGAGAAGCGCATGGATTCGGTGGCCGACGTCGATCGGGGCGTCGAGTGGCTCACCGCACGCGACGACGTCGACCCCGAGCGCATCGTCGCCTACGGGGGTTCCTACGGAGGGTTCATGGTGCTCGCCGCGCTCACCGAGTACCCCGAGCGCTGGGCGGCGGGCGTCGACGTCGTCGGCATCGCGAACTTCGTCACCTTCCTCGAGAACACCGGGGAGTGGCGCCGCGAGCACCGGGAGGCCGAGTACGGGAGCCTCGAAGACGATAGAGAATTCCTCGAGGAGATCTCACCCATCAACAACATCGACTCGATCAGAGCGCCCCTCCTCGTGCTGCACGGCGCGAACGACCCGCGCGTGCCCGTGGGCGAGGCCGAGCAGATCGCCGAGGAGGCCGCCGAACACGTCCCCGTCGAGAAACTCGTCTTCGAGGACGAGGGCCACGGCTTCTCCAAGCTCGAGAACCGCATCACCGCCTACCGGACGGTCGTCGAGTTCCTCGACGAGCACGTCTGA
- a CDS encoding NAD(P)-dependent glycerol-1-phosphate dehydrogenase yields the protein MFTKTSWIKLPRNVVVGHDVLGDVREVVADTHLRGRPLVVTSPTPREVAAAEIVAQYEDAGVDPALVEVAEASFDAVETVIDAAESAGADYLVGVGGGKAIDIAKMASDHCELGFVSVPTAASHDGIVSGRGSVPEGDTRHSVAADPPLAVIADTSVLAQAPWELTTAGCADIISNYTAVKDWRLANRLKNVEYSEYAAALSEMTAELLVERADSIRPGLEESSWMVVKALVSSGVAMSIAGSSRPASGAEHLISHQLDRIAPGKALHGHQVGVAAIVTEYLHSGERGDWTAVRDALASLDAPTTAADLGVGEDELLEALTTAHEIRDRYTILGDGLSREAAVEAATKTGVL from the coding sequence ATGTTCACGAAGACGTCATGGATCAAGCTCCCGCGGAACGTCGTCGTCGGCCACGACGTCCTCGGGGACGTCCGCGAGGTGGTGGCGGACACGCACCTCCGCGGGCGGCCGCTCGTCGTCACGAGCCCGACGCCGCGCGAGGTGGCGGCCGCCGAGATCGTCGCGCAGTACGAGGACGCGGGCGTCGACCCCGCGCTCGTCGAGGTGGCCGAAGCGAGCTTCGACGCGGTCGAGACCGTCATCGACGCCGCCGAGTCCGCCGGGGCGGACTACCTCGTCGGCGTCGGCGGCGGGAAGGCCATCGACATCGCGAAGATGGCGAGCGACCACTGCGAACTCGGGTTCGTCTCCGTCCCGACGGCCGCGAGCCACGACGGCATCGTCTCCGGGCGCGGCTCCGTCCCGGAGGGCGACACCCGCCACAGCGTCGCGGCGGACCCGCCGCTCGCCGTCATCGCGGACACGAGCGTGCTCGCGCAGGCGCCGTGGGAGCTCACGACGGCGGGCTGTGCGGACATCATATCGAACTACACCGCCGTGAAGGACTGGCGGCTCGCGAACCGCCTGAAGAACGTCGAGTACAGCGAGTACGCGGCCGCGCTCTCGGAGATGACGGCGGAGCTGCTCGTCGAGCGCGCGGACAGCATCCGGCCCGGCCTCGAGGAGTCCTCGTGGATGGTGGTGAAGGCGCTCGTCTCCTCCGGCGTCGCGATGAGCATCGCGGGCTCCTCGCGGCCCGCGTCGGGCGCCGAGCACCTCATCAGCCACCAGCTCGACCGCATCGCGCCCGGGAAGGCCCTCCACGGCCACCAGGTCGGCGTCGCCGCCATCGTCACGGAGTACCTGCACAGCGGCGAGCGCGGCGACTGGACGGCGGTGCGGGACGCGCTCGCGTCGCTCGACGCGCCGACGACCGCCGCCGACCTCGGGGTGGGCGAGGACGAGCTGCTGGAGGCGCTCACGACCGCACACGAGATCCGCGACCGCTACACCATACTCGGCGACGGCCTGAGTCGCGAGGCCGCCGTCGAGGCCGCGACGAAGACGGGCGTGCTCTGA
- a CDS encoding alpha/beta hydrolase, with protein sequence MSADDPHADAGFATAGVDPEDADVGAVLIHGRGATAQSVLGLAEEFERDDVAYLAPQAANRTWYPQSFLAATDANQPHLDSALGVLSRALDRLADAGIDAENVLLLGFSQGACLTTEYAARHAQRYGGLAAFSGGLIGEAVERERYGGDFDGTPAFVGCSDSDPHIPEERVHATTDVLRDLGADVDERIYPDAPHGIFEDEVDAVNGIVNGLGE encoded by the coding sequence ATGAGCGCCGACGACCCGCACGCGGACGCCGGGTTCGCGACCGCGGGCGTCGACCCCGAGGACGCCGACGTCGGCGCCGTCCTGATCCACGGGCGCGGCGCCACCGCGCAGAGCGTCCTCGGCCTCGCCGAGGAGTTCGAGCGCGACGACGTCGCCTACCTCGCCCCGCAGGCCGCGAACCGAACGTGGTACCCGCAGTCCTTCCTGGCCGCGACCGACGCGAACCAGCCCCATCTCGACTCCGCGCTCGGCGTCCTCTCTCGCGCGCTCGACCGCCTCGCGGACGCTGGCATCGACGCCGAGAACGTCCTCCTGCTCGGCTTCAGTCAGGGGGCCTGCCTCACCACCGAGTACGCCGCCCGACACGCCCAGCGCTACGGCGGGCTCGCCGCCTTCTCGGGCGGTCTCATCGGCGAGGCCGTCGAGCGCGAGCGCTACGGCGGCGACTTCGACGGCACGCCCGCGTTCGTCGGCTGCAGTGACTCCGACCCCCACATCCCCGAGGAGCGCGTGCACGCGACCACCGACGTCCTCCGCGACCTCGGCGCGGACGTCGACGAACGCATCTACCCGGACGCCCCGCACGGCATCTTCGAGGACGAAGTCGATGCCGTGAACGGTATCGTGAACGGCCTCGGCGAGTAA
- a CDS encoding DoxX family membrane protein, with protein MAFETPLAAEFFLVGRVLFGLVLAYMGLNHFQAADYLADYAGSKGVPAPKAGVLASGGLLVLGGLAVVVGAFPVLASGGLALFLLVSAVTIHDFWAAPAEQAQDEQTSFLKNVGLAGGALLLLSVGGTAWPYALGVGVF; from the coding sequence ATGGCGTTCGAGACGCCGCTCGCCGCCGAGTTCTTCCTCGTCGGCCGCGTCCTCTTCGGACTCGTCCTCGCCTACATGGGGCTCAACCACTTCCAGGCCGCCGACTACCTCGCGGACTACGCCGGTTCGAAGGGCGTCCCCGCCCCGAAGGCGGGCGTCCTCGCCTCCGGCGGACTGCTCGTCCTCGGCGGCCTCGCCGTCGTCGTCGGCGCGTTCCCCGTCCTCGCGTCGGGCGGCCTCGCGCTCTTCCTGCTCGTCTCCGCGGTCACCATCCACGACTTCTGGGCCGCGCCCGCCGAGCAGGCGCAGGACGAACAGACGTCGTTCCTGAAGAACGTCGGCCTCGCCGGCGGCGCGCTCCTCCTCCTCTCCGTCGGCGGCACCGCGTGGCCGTACGCCCTCGGCGTGGGGGTGTTCTGA
- a CDS encoding NAD-dependent epimerase/dehydratase family protein: MQSALVVGGTRFIGRHTVAELLEHDYRVTVFNRGEHANPFSDHPDVHHYEGDRANDRELLAAKREVEPAVVIDCVAYQPRDVRKATEIFADVEAYVYVSSGASYAVDDVPKREGVTPLRECSADQAADDSPETYGNRKAEGDRMVFRAAERGAPAMAVRPTVVYGPHDYSERLDYWLHRVSEYDEVVVPGDGTNLWQRVYVEDVASALRVVAEEGTPGEAYNVGDRNALTLEDTVELAADCLDTDVDIVHASDRELSTAGLSLGSFPLYRPAPHLLDTHKLEALGWESTPVEEAMARTAADHRDAERTGESEGPERAAEETVIGVLETI, from the coding sequence ATGCAGAGCGCACTCGTCGTTGGGGGCACGCGGTTCATCGGCCGCCACACCGTCGCGGAACTCCTCGAGCACGACTACCGGGTGACCGTGTTCAATCGCGGGGAGCACGCGAACCCGTTCAGCGACCACCCGGACGTCCACCACTACGAGGGCGACCGCGCGAACGACCGCGAGCTACTCGCGGCGAAACGCGAGGTCGAACCGGCCGTCGTCATCGACTGCGTCGCCTATCAGCCCCGCGACGTGCGGAAGGCGACGGAGATATTCGCGGACGTCGAGGCCTACGTCTACGTCTCCTCGGGCGCGTCGTACGCGGTGGACGACGTCCCGAAGCGTGAGGGCGTGACGCCGCTTCGGGAGTGCTCGGCCGATCAGGCGGCGGACGATTCGCCGGAGACCTACGGGAACCGGAAGGCGGAGGGCGACCGGATGGTGTTCCGGGCGGCCGAGCGCGGCGCGCCCGCGATGGCCGTCCGTCCGACGGTCGTCTACGGCCCGCACGACTACTCGGAGCGCCTCGACTACTGGCTCCACCGCGTGAGCGAGTACGACGAGGTGGTGGTGCCGGGCGACGGGACGAACCTCTGGCAGCGCGTCTACGTCGAGGACGTCGCGTCCGCGCTCCGCGTCGTCGCGGAGGAGGGGACGCCCGGCGAGGCGTACAACGTCGGCGACCGGAACGCGCTCACGCTCGAGGACACCGTCGAACTCGCCGCCGACTGCCTCGACACCGACGTCGACATCGTCCACGCGAGCGACCGCGAGCTCTCGACGGCCGGCCTCTCGCTCGGCTCGTTCCCGCTCTATCGGCCGGCACCGCACCTCCTCGACACGCACAAGCTCGAAGCGCTCGGCTGGGAGTCCACGCCCGTCGAGGAGGCGATGGCGCGGACCGCGGCGGACCACCGCGACGCCGAGCGCACGGGCGAGTCGGAGGGCCCGGAGCGCGCGGCCGAGGAGACGGTGATCGGCGTCCTCGAGACGATCTAG
- a CDS encoding arsinothricin resistance N-acetyltransferase ArsN1 family B, with protein sequence MSDVRLRLAEASDATAVRRIYAPYVEETAITFDADPPSVAALRERIRSKLDDYPWVVAEADGDVVGYAYAGPVRERVAYQWSVESSLYVERDAHRSGIGSALYEALLALLERQGYVTVYGVVTLPNPASAAIHEAFGFEREGTFERMGYKHGEWHDVGWWSLALREHPAEPEEPTPLFELRERAAWNDALAAGDLSMG encoded by the coding sequence ATGAGCGACGTGAGACTCCGCCTCGCCGAGGCGTCGGACGCGACCGCGGTCCGGCGGATCTACGCCCCGTACGTCGAGGAGACCGCCATCACGTTCGACGCGGACCCGCCGTCGGTCGCCGCCCTCCGCGAGCGCATCCGCTCGAAACTCGACGACTACCCGTGGGTCGTCGCCGAGGCGGACGGCGACGTCGTCGGCTACGCGTACGCCGGCCCGGTCCGCGAGCGCGTCGCCTACCAGTGGTCGGTCGAGAGCTCGCTCTACGTCGAGCGCGACGCCCACCGCTCCGGGATCGGGAGCGCGCTCTACGAGGCCCTGCTCGCGCTCTTGGAACGCCAGGGCTACGTGACCGTCTACGGCGTCGTGACGCTCCCGAACCCGGCGAGCGCCGCGATTCACGAGGCGTTCGGCTTCGAGCGCGAGGGCACCTTCGAGCGGATGGGGTACAAGCACGGCGAGTGGCACGACGTCGGCTGGTGGTCGCTCGCGCTCCGCGAGCACCCCGCGGAGCCCGAGGAACCGACGCCGCTCTTCGAGCTCCGCGAGCGCGCGGCGTGGAACGACGCGCTCGCGGCGGGCGACCTCTCGATGGGGTGA